The Symphalangus syndactylus isolate Jambi chromosome 23, NHGRI_mSymSyn1-v2.1_pri, whole genome shotgun sequence genome has a window encoding:
- the IL17F gene encoding interleukin-17F, giving the protein MTVKTLHGPTMVKYLLLSILGLAFLSEAAARKIPKIGHTFFQKPESCPPVPGGSMKLDIGIINENQRVSMSRNIESRSTSPWNYTVTWDPNRYPSEVVQAQCRNLGCINAQGKEDISMNSVPIQQETLVLRRKHQGCSVSFQLEKVLVTVGCTCVTPVIHHVQ; this is encoded by the exons ATGACAGTGAAGACCCTGCATGGCCCAACCATG GTCAAGTACTTGCTGCTGTCGATATTGGGGCTTGCCTTTCTGAGTGAGGCGGCAGCTCGGAAAATCCCCAAAATAGGACATACTTTTTTCCAAAAGCCTGAGAGTTGCCCGCCTGTGCCAGGAGGTAGTATGAAGCTTGACATTGGCATCATCAATGAAAACCAGCGTGTTTCCATGTCACGTAACATCGAGAGCCGCTCCACCTCCCCCTGGAATTACAC TGTCACTTGGGACCCCAACCGGTACCCCTCGGAAGTTGTACAGGCCCAGTGTAGGAACTTGGGCTGCATCAATGCTCAAGGAAAGGAAGATATCTCCATGAATTCTGTTCCCATTCAGCAAGAGACCCTGGTCCTCCGGAGGAAGCACCAAGGCTGCTCTGTTTCTTTCCAGTTGGAGAAGGTGCTGGTGACTGTGGGCTGCACCTGCGTCACCCCTGTCATCCACCATGTGCAGTAA